CAAAATTTGGGTCAATTTTTAAAGTTGTTTCGTAAGCAATTTTTGCATTATTAATATCGCCAGATGCTTTAAGTAAGTTGCCTAAATTGTTGTATGAGCCTAATTTGAGCATCGGGTAAATTGGCAGCTTGATTGCAGCTTGATAATGAAATATAGCCTGTTGAGTGTTTTGTAAATGACTGTGAGCAATGCCTAAATGGTAGTGTAATTCGTACACAATTTCATAGTTTTCCTCTGCTGCCTTGACTCCCTGGCGAATGGAATTCCCGGACTGTTCTTGTCTGTTTATGTCGCTGTGACTGCCAGTAGCCTGGTTTAATCCTCTGTTGAGTAAATTCATCCCTTGGTCAATTTTGCCAATCTGCACATACAAAGCCCCTAACTTACTGCAAACATAGGGATCATCAGGATGGGTAGCCAGAAACGCTTCCATTGTGGTTTGGGCTTTGGCATATTTATTATTTTGAGCGATCGCAGTTTTCTGATATCCTTTATGTAGAATAGCTATCCCTTGTAAATAACCGATTTGCCAATGAGGTTCTTGGGTTAAAATTGCCGATACACTGTCATCCACTAAAGCATGATAGGGGCGTTGAAAGTGAATCTGGGGATGGTTGCGAAACAGCCGAGACACCAGAGAATAGGGAGATTGTTCCGCGCCAACTTCTTGACGTACTAGATTAATCAGAATATATTCGTCACTTTCAATTGCGGAGATCATTTGTGGCACAATACTTGGGGTGAGAGTTTCGTCAGCATCTAATACCAAAATCCAATCACCAGTCACATATTGTAGCGCCGCATTCCGGGCAGCACTGAAGTCATTACACCATTCAAAGTGATATAACTTCGCACCGAATTCTTGGGCAATATGAGGAGTGCGATCGCTTGACCCGGTATCTAGTATGATAATCTCATCTACCACACCTTTCACACTATTTAAACATTTAGGCAGTGTGGCTGCTTCATTTTTGACAATCATGCAGAGACTTAGTTTCATATCGCCGAAAAACTATGATTTCAGGTTAATGGGCTGATGTAACCGAATTTAATTATCTGCCAATTTCGGTCTTAGGTGATCATTAATAAATTTAGCAGTCATGTTATCTTTATCACTTTTAAATCAGGTTCACTGGTTATGGGTATAAAGATACTAACTGATTTCTAGAATTTTAACCCCAGAAAATATTATGCATTCCCTATATTAATTATTCGATTGCAGTACATTCATAACAGGAATATTATTAAATATATCGTTGTTAAATTTCCATCAATTCCCACTAAAACTCAAATCTAATATTTGATATACAAATGATAATTAAATTATTTTCAAATAAAATTCCCGACCTGTTAAAAAAGCCGAGAATCTGATTTGAGCAATTTAAAAATCAATTAAACTGCGATCATGGTAGACTTTTGAAGTCCTGTAATCTTCAAGTATATCTACTGCTTCTGCACTACCAGCAACCACCTAAAGCAACTTATCTACAGCAGCAGTGAATTGCTCATAAGGAGAAACTCCCACAATAGTTTCTGCTAATTCACCATCCTTGAACATTAAAACCGCCGGAATGCTACGCAGACCAAATTTTTTGAACACCGGCTTATTATTGTCAATATCTAGCTTGACGACTTGAGCGCGACCTTTGTATTCTTCCGCAAGTTGCTCCATTAACGGACTAACCAGACGACAGGGGCCACACCAAGTAGCAGTAAAATCAACTACAAGGACTTTTTCGTTACTTAAAAGAGCATCAAATTCACTTTCTTCAACATAAGCAACTGTGTCAGTAGACATTATTTTAATTCTCCAATCTAAAATTTCACTAAAAAGCTAACTCTAAAAACTATACTCCCTTCTGCGGGTCGGTAAACCATGATCTAGTTCTGGTTGAGCAACTTTTCACTAAAAAGCTGTGATTATTTTCGTAAATATTTTGATAAATGCCACAAAATCAAAACAGGATAACTTACTCACGGGTCATACATCTCAGCCATATAATAGACATAGATATTCCCCAATGGCCTGGTGACCCCCCAGTGGAATTTACCACCGTCGCTCAGATTCCACAGGATGGCTATTACTTACGGCGGTTCAGCTTAGGAGAACACAGTGCAACTCATATCAACGCACCGAACAGTTTTCATGATGATGGTGTGGGAATTGACCAATACTCGGCTGAGTCACTGGTTTTACCTGGGGTAGTGATCGATATCTGCGAAGCCGCAGCGGTAAATGCTGATTACGCCTTGACTATTGCCGATGTTCTCGCTTGGGAGAAAAAAAATGGGGAAATTGCTGTTGGTAGTTTAGTGCTACTGCATACTGGCTGGCAAGATAAATGGTTAGATAAAACGGCGTTTTTTAACCCAGATGCGTCAGGAATTATGCACTTTCCCGGTTTTGGCGATGATGCAACTCAGTTTCTCTTGAAGGAACGGCAAGTTGCTGGTTTAGGTATTGATACGCATGGGGTAGACCCTGGACAGGATAACAGTTTTACTATTAACAGTTTGGTTTTAGCACAGCAACGGATTGTTTTGGAAAATCTCACGAATTTGCAGCAGCTACCAGCTAAGGGTACTACTGTAATTATTGGTGTTTTGAGGTTGCGGGATGGTTCGGGTTGTCCTGTGGGGGTTTTGGCTTTAGTTCCATGACTTTTTCCGGCTGAGGACTGGGGATTTAATACAATCCAGAATCTCACCCCGAGTCCCTCTGCTCCTCCCAACAAGGGAGACGCTATGGGAAGGTAACAGCGCCCAAGTTGATAATCGGGAATAGAAAATTCATCGCTAAAATAGAGATACTACACCAAGATTAAGCAATATTTTGGCAATTCAACCATAAATAAACTGCAATATTTCATCAGTAATGAATATGTTTGTTTATCTGTGGTTTTTTGTCTATTTATGCGGATTTGAGCGAGAGTAATACCCAAAAAAAGGGAAGGTGTGATATGACAATTATCTTAGACCATACTATAGTCCCTGCACAAGATAAAGAAAAATCGGCACGCTTTTTTGCAGAGATTTTTGGACTAAAGCTTGATAGTCCGGTTGGTCATTTTGCTGCTGTGCGTGTCAATGACCAGTTAACCTTCGATTTTGCTGACAGAGAAGAATTTGAGTCTCACCATTATGCTTTTCATGTCAGTGATGAAGAATTTGATGCCATCTTTACACGCATCAAAGAAATAGGACTGGAATACAGTAGCGACCCTATGCATGAAAACACAGGCGAAATTAATCATAGAATGGGAGGTCGTGGTTTTTATTTCTATGACCTAGATGGTCATAATTTAGAATTATTGACTCGTGCTTAGTGATTTTCAAGGTTCATAAAATTGCAGAAGTAGCCTAAATTAATTAATCCAGACTACTTCTGCTACACCCCTTGCACAATAAAAAGATACCACTGACAAAAAATGTATGTCTGCCAAAT
This Nodularia sp. LEGE 06071 DNA region includes the following protein-coding sequences:
- a CDS encoding VOC family protein, producing MTIILDHTIVPAQDKEKSARFFAEIFGLKLDSPVGHFAAVRVNDQLTFDFADREEFESHHYAFHVSDEEFDAIFTRIKEIGLEYSSDPMHENTGEINHRMGGRGFYFYDLDGHNLELLTRA
- a CDS encoding TPR domain-containing glycosyltransferase — encoded protein: MKLSLCMIVKNEAATLPKCLNSVKGVVDEIIILDTGSSDRTPHIAQEFGAKLYHFEWCNDFSAARNAALQYVTGDWILVLDADETLTPSIVPQMISAIESDEYILINLVRQEVGAEQSPYSLVSRLFRNHPQIHFQRPYHALVDDSVSAILTQEPHWQIGYLQGIAILHKGYQKTAIAQNNKYAKAQTTMEAFLATHPDDPYVCSKLGALYVQIGKIDQGMNLLNRGLNQATGSHSDINRQEQSGNSIRQGVKAAEENYEIVYELHYHLGIAHSHLQNTQQAIFHYQAAIKLPIYPMLKLGSYNNLGNLLKASGDINNAKIAYETTLKIDPNFVMGHYNLGMIFKALGLFTDAIACYQKAIRCNPNYAQAYQNLGVVQLKVGNVPASLTAFQNAILLYEQQNPEEANRLRQGLCEMGLMKF
- the trxA gene encoding thioredoxin, which produces MSTDTVAYVEESEFDALLSNEKVLVVDFTATWCGPCRLVSPLMEQLAEEYKGRAQVVKLDIDNNKPVFKKFGLRSIPAVLMFKDGELAETIVGVSPYEQFTAAVDKLL
- a CDS encoding cyclase family protein encodes the protein MPQNQNRITYSRVIHLSHIIDIDIPQWPGDPPVEFTTVAQIPQDGYYLRRFSLGEHSATHINAPNSFHDDGVGIDQYSAESLVLPGVVIDICEAAAVNADYALTIADVLAWEKKNGEIAVGSLVLLHTGWQDKWLDKTAFFNPDASGIMHFPGFGDDATQFLLKERQVAGLGIDTHGVDPGQDNSFTINSLVLAQQRIVLENLTNLQQLPAKGTTVIIGVLRLRDGSGCPVGVLALVP